The following are from one region of the Bos mutus isolate GX-2022 chromosome 18, NWIPB_WYAK_1.1, whole genome shotgun sequence genome:
- the LOC102270435 gene encoding uncharacterized protein, with protein MLPLSTIESQETEPVKTKPPKKGGFFSKKPDVLPKKSKKMKGTVSFRVLPFCPAVPWTSDPALPAPPGQAVSKPARSSPDIETEPEAGAAGRSRGRSSEGSGHQGRACRVMMLPLSTIEDKEAEEVQTKPPEKGALLSENPDEPKKKPRGMKGRLSFKVLPFCPIPSVCFSYYLEPDDAEPEPEPEPEPEPEPQAAPDGSKSDPNCTVVPMPVLEFREVKVCECPLCCLSFVTAS; from the exons ATGCTGCCTCTGAGCACCATCGAGAGCCAGGAGACCGAGCCGGTGAAGACCAAGCCGCCGAAGAAAGGAG gCTTCTTTTCTAAGAAGCCTGATGTTCTGCCGAagaagtccaagaaaatgaagGGAACGGTGTCCTTCAGAGTCCTGCCGTTCTGCCCGGCG GTGCCCTGGACTTCGGATCCAGCCCTGCCCGCGCCCCCAGGACAAGCGGTGAGCAAGCCGGCGCGCTCCAGCCCGGACATCGAGACCGAGCCCGAGGCCGGGGCCGCAGGTCGCTCCCGCGGCCGCAGCTCCGAAGGGTCCGGCCATCAAG GGAGGGCCTGCCGCGTCATGATGCTGCCTCTGAGCACCATCGAGGACAAGGAAGCCGAGGAGGTGCAGACCAAGCCTCCGGAGAAAGGAG CTCTGCTTTCTGAGAACCCTGATGAGCCTAAGAAGAAGCCCAGAGGAATGAAGGGAAGACTGTCTTTCAAGGTCCTGCCGTTCTGTCCCATA CCGAGTGTCTGCTTCAGCTACTACCTGGAACCGGATGACGCTGAGCCTGAGCCCGAGCCCGAGCCGGAGCCCGAGCCCGAGCCCCAGGCGGCTCCTGACGGTTCGAAATCGGACCCGAATTGCACCGTCGTTCCTATGCCTGTGCTGGAGTTCCGCGAGGTCAAGGTGTGCGAGTGCCCCCTGTGCTGCCTCAGCTTCGTCACTGCTTCCTAA